The following are from one region of the Nostoc cf. commune SO-36 genome:
- a CDS encoding HAD family hydrolase translates to MASYFPALIPQPDSEQTPYKLSFWLDMDAPLEVIHDLQDLLTFTGLQAEVIFSNERDVDIIPKNSNKGEATAYLQELLQAQLDATIICGGSGNDISLFQQPSAGIIVANAQTELLWWYYKTHYPWHFLAHYPGAAGILEGLIYFNILPFPNSWRAMGYAPP, encoded by the coding sequence ATTGCTAGCTACTTTCCTGCACTAATACCTCAACCCGACAGCGAACAAACCCCCTATAAATTAAGCTTTTGGCTAGATATGGATGCGCCACTTGAGGTTATCCATGATTTGCAGGATTTGTTAACTTTTACTGGATTGCAGGCTGAGGTGATTTTCAGCAATGAGCGAGACGTTGATATCATACCCAAGAACAGTAACAAAGGTGAAGCAACTGCATATCTGCAAGAATTGCTGCAAGCGCAATTAGATGCAACCATTATCTGTGGAGGTTCTGGAAATGACATCAGTTTATTTCAACAGCCATCAGCTGGGATTATCGTTGCTAATGCCCAAACGGAACTTCTATGGTGGTATTACAAGACACATTACCCTTGGCACTTTTTAGCTCACTACCCTGGTGCTGCGGGTATTCTTGAAGGATTGATTTATTTTAATATTTTACCATTTCCTAACAGTTGGAGGGCGATGGGCTACGCTCCACCATAG
- a CDS encoding Uma2 family endonuclease translates to MVKTIPQHWTIPLLENGDKLNLYEFERRYNAMPNLKKAELIEGIVYMPAALRFRSHGQPHGWILTWLGTYEVATPGVALGVEPTVRLDLDNEPQPDAVLLINPEAGGQARLSDDDYIEGAPELIVEIAASSVAIDLHAKKQAYRRNGVKEYIVWQVLDQKLTWFYLEQGEYVELAADSNGILRSQVFPGLWLGVAELLAGNMQSVLAVLQTGLQSPEHAAFVERLAAFT, encoded by the coding sequence ATGGTAAAAACAATTCCACAGCATTGGACAATTCCCCTTTTGGAAAATGGCGACAAACTCAACCTTTATGAATTTGAGCGTCGCTACAACGCCATGCCTAACTTGAAAAAAGCCGAATTGATTGAGGGAATTGTCTATATGCCTGCTGCCTTGCGTTTTAGAAGTCATGGTCAACCGCATGGTTGGATTCTTACATGGCTCGGTACTTACGAAGTCGCAACACCTGGTGTAGCTTTGGGAGTAGAACCCACTGTGCGCTTAGACTTAGATAACGAACCTCAACCAGATGCTGTACTTCTAATCAATCCAGAAGCGGGTGGTCAAGCAAGGCTGAGTGACGATGATTATATTGAAGGCGCACCAGAGTTAATTGTCGAAATTGCTGCTAGTAGTGTTGCCATCGACCTCCACGCTAAAAAACAAGCCTATCGTCGCAATGGAGTCAAAGAATATATCGTCTGGCAAGTACTCGATCAAAAATTGACTTGGTTCTATTTGGAACAGGGTGAGTATGTAGAGTTGGCTGCTGATAGTAACGGTATTCTGCGAAGTCAAGTTTTTCCAGGGTTGTGGTTGGGGGTTGCAGAATTATTAGCGGGGAATATGCAGTCCGTGTTGGCAGTTTTACAAACAGGTTTGCAATCTCCTGAACACGCAGCATTTGTTGAGAGATTAGCGGCTTTTACCTGA
- a CDS encoding DM13 domain-containing protein, whose amino-acid sequence MKLRYLLILGLSSLVMVGCVREVSKNQANESPIAVNASVPVSSTQAKPLAKSAQSPDSTAMNSGTFVSGEHTTQGKVRITTKDGKSFLELDESFKTSESGPDLVVILHRSDNVTNSTKPPSYPLKNGDYFILAPLQKYSGAQTYSIPQNINLADYKSIAIWCRKFNATFGAASLSQ is encoded by the coding sequence ATGAAATTAAGATATTTATTAATACTGGGCTTGTCTTCTCTTGTCATGGTTGGCTGCGTCCGCGAAGTATCAAAGAACCAGGCTAATGAAAGTCCTATAGCTGTGAATGCCTCTGTTCCCGTGTCTTCAACTCAGGCGAAACCGTTAGCCAAGTCAGCACAATCTCCAGATTCAACTGCTATGAATTCAGGTACATTTGTTTCTGGAGAACATACAACTCAAGGGAAAGTTCGTATTACCACTAAAGACGGCAAATCATTTCTAGAGCTTGATGAGTCATTTAAGACTTCTGAATCAGGGCCAGATTTAGTAGTAATTTTACATCGTTCAGATAACGTAACTAATTCAACTAAGCCACCATCATATCCTTTAAAAAACGGAGATTATTTTATCCTAGCTCCGTTGCAAAAATATAGTGGCGCTCAAACATATTCTATTCCGCAAAACATCAATTTAGCAGACTACAAATCCATCGCTATCTGGTGTCGCAAGTTTAATGCTACTTTTGGCGCTGCCAGTTTGAGTCAGTAA
- the trxA gene encoding thioredoxin encodes MSTAAQVTDSSFKQEVLDSKVPVLVDFWAPWCGPCRMVAPVVDEISEQYKGQIKVVKVNTDENPNVASQYGIRSIPTLMIFKEGQKVDMVVGAVPKSTLASTLEKYL; translated from the coding sequence ATGTCAACAGCCGCACAAGTTACCGATTCTAGTTTCAAGCAAGAAGTACTCGACAGCAAGGTACCCGTTTTAGTTGACTTTTGGGCACCCTGGTGCGGACCATGCCGTATGGTAGCTCCTGTTGTTGATGAAATCTCCGAACAGTATAAAGGTCAAATAAAGGTCGTAAAAGTCAACACGGATGAAAATCCTAATGTTGCCAGTCAGTACGGCATTCGCAGCATTCCCACGTTAATGATTTTTAAGGAGGGACAAAAAGTGGACATGGTGGTCGGTGCTGTGCCTAAAAGTACATTAGCTTCCACCCTCGAAAAGTATCTTTGA
- a CDS encoding glycosyltransferase — protein sequence MYALISVHGDPTAEIGREGAGGQNVYVRELGLALAKRGCQVDMFTRREHPNQEEIVELAPGCRTIRLNAGPAEFITRNDLFEYLPEFVEAWLNFQKRTGRSYALIHTNYWLSAWVGLELKSRLGLPQVHTYHSIGAVKYGNMENPPQITAIRNCVERAILEQADYVISTSPQEAEDLRQLISQHGRIKVIPCGINTEHFGSVSKEVARQQLGIASDSQIILYVGRFDPRKGVEILVRACANLLSGFQLYLVGGSREDGADFQEQLRIQALVKELGLEAVTVFTGRISQALLPAYYAAGDICVVPSYYEPFGLVAIEAMAAGTPVIASNVGGLQHTVVHGETGLLVPPRDSTALAIAIHSVLQNPTLKQSYGNAAQNWVQSRFSTQGVAAQVHELYQSLTLDTFVQEIIRTKKLTPDLEKQIQTLLKSKALKSSEIKSLEKLIDSFDNGIVQWATS from the coding sequence ATTTATGCCCTAATTTCAGTTCATGGCGACCCGACAGCTGAAATTGGTAGAGAAGGGGCAGGTGGTCAAAATGTCTACGTGCGAGAATTAGGGTTAGCATTAGCAAAACGTGGTTGTCAGGTTGATATGTTTACCCGACGCGAACACCCCAATCAAGAAGAAATTGTGGAATTAGCACCAGGGTGTCGCACAATTCGTTTAAATGCTGGGCCAGCAGAATTCATTACTAGAAACGATTTATTTGAATATTTACCAGAATTTGTAGAAGCTTGGCTGAATTTTCAAAAGCGAACAGGACGCAGCTATGCGTTGATTCACACTAATTATTGGCTTTCTGCTTGGGTAGGATTGGAACTTAAATCTCGATTGGGACTACCTCAAGTTCATACCTATCATTCTATAGGGGCAGTTAAATACGGTAATATGGAAAATCCGCCGCAGATTACTGCCATTCGTAATTGTGTGGAGAGGGCAATTTTAGAACAAGCAGATTATGTAATATCCACCAGCCCTCAAGAAGCGGAAGATTTACGTCAGTTAATTTCGCAACATGGACGTATTAAAGTTATTCCCTGCGGAATTAATACTGAACACTTTGGTTCTGTCAGTAAAGAAGTTGCTCGCCAACAGTTGGGAATTGCTTCAGATTCTCAGATAATCTTGTATGTAGGACGTTTTGACCCCCGCAAGGGAGTTGAAATCTTAGTAAGAGCTTGCGCCAATTTGCTTTCAGGATTTCAACTTTATCTAGTTGGTGGTAGCCGTGAAGATGGAGCAGACTTTCAAGAACAACTACGCATTCAAGCTTTGGTGAAAGAACTGGGATTGGAAGCAGTTACAGTTTTCACCGGACGCATTTCTCAAGCGCTGTTACCTGCTTATTACGCCGCAGGGGATATCTGCGTTGTACCGAGTTACTACGAACCTTTTGGCTTAGTTGCAATTGAAGCAATGGCAGCAGGAACGCCTGTAATTGCTAGTAATGTGGGAGGATTGCAGCATACGGTTGTGCATGGTGAAACTGGACTTTTGGTTCCTCCTCGTGATTCTACAGCATTGGCGATCGCTATTCATAGCGTATTACAAAACCCGACTCTAAAACAAAGCTATGGCAATGCTGCACAAAATTGGGTTCAGTCTCGTTTTAGCACTCAGGGAGTTGCTGCCCAAGTTCACGAACTCTATCAATCTTTAACACTTGATACATTTGTTCAAGAAATTATTCGAACTAAAAAGTTAACTCCAGATTTGGAAAAGCAAATCCAAACTTTGTTAAAGTCAAAAGCTTTAAAATCTAGTGAAATTAAATCTCTAGAAAAATTGATTGACTCCTTTGATAACGGTATTGTGCAGTGGGCAACCAGTTAA
- a CDS encoding HAD family hydrolase translates to MKLLLVIELDNTLVGNNRAITALNQRLEAIRNQIYLVYVTGRSYTSSRRVITKAQLLKPDYLIASLGTEIYQQGVLLEKIGQIKSQKIGIEMQSGQLLATFLH, encoded by the coding sequence ATGAAACTGCTTTTGGTTATTGAATTAGATAATACCTTGGTTGGTAACAATCGAGCTATTACTGCTTTAAACCAAAGGCTAGAAGCTATACGCAATCAGATTTACTTAGTCTATGTTACTGGTCGCTCTTATACTTCTAGTCGTCGGGTGATAACAAAAGCACAGCTTTTGAAACCCGATTATTTAATCGCTAGTCTAGGTACTGAAATTTATCAACAGGGTGTGCTTTTAGAAAAGATTGGTCAAATCAAATCTCAAAAGATTGGGATAGAGATGCAGTCTGGACAATTGCTAGCTACTTTCCTGCACTAA
- a CDS encoding S-layer homology domain-containing protein, whose translation MTQLIKLVSAGISLLTLNLTVLAVGALETSAQSSPTTTFSDVQSNYWAQPFIQGLAARNIVTGYPDGTFRPEQPVDRDEFAAIIRKAFDQPATRQIQSGAVYKDVPTNYWATRPIEEAYQQGFMTGYPGGYFRPNQSVSKVEAIVALNKGLNLTTGTSAVSVPTVMQRVVPQKTAQKPVKRRIFMPFAFSALMQPLLISQAPAVAANAVNLNHPASFIITNTYADANNIPQYAIGDVAAATKANIVVNYPKPKVLNPSKPATRGEITALVYQTLVSQGKIEPIAINLPANQYIVRTPVNKQNAQ comes from the coding sequence ATGACACAATTAATTAAGTTAGTGTCAGCAGGTATATCTTTACTAACTTTAAATTTAACAGTACTTGCAGTTGGAGCATTAGAAACATCTGCTCAATCTTCCCCTACAACTACCTTTAGCGATGTTCAATCTAATTACTGGGCACAGCCATTTATTCAAGGTTTGGCTGCAAGAAATATTGTAACTGGATATCCTGATGGTACATTTCGACCAGAACAGCCAGTAGACCGAGATGAGTTTGCAGCAATTATTCGTAAAGCTTTTGACCAACCAGCAACTCGCCAGATACAAAGTGGTGCTGTATATAAGGATGTTCCTACAAACTATTGGGCTACTCGTCCCATTGAAGAAGCTTATCAACAAGGATTTATGACAGGTTATCCTGGTGGATACTTTCGTCCCAATCAATCGGTTTCTAAGGTTGAGGCTATAGTTGCTTTAAACAAAGGACTGAATCTAACTACTGGTACATCAGCAGTTAGTGTACCCACAGTCATGCAGAGAGTAGTTCCTCAAAAAACCGCACAAAAACCTGTAAAAAGACGTATTTTTATGCCGTTTGCATTTAGTGCTTTGATGCAGCCTTTATTAATATCACAAGCCCCAGCCGTAGCAGCTAATGCTGTAAACCTTAACCATCCTGCCTCATTTATTATTACTAACACTTACGCAGATGCCAATAATATTCCGCAATATGCAATTGGAGATGTAGCAGCTGCAACTAAAGCAAATATAGTGGTCAACTATCCAAAACCTAAAGTTCTTAATCCAAGTAAACCTGCAACTAGAGGAGAGATTACAGCTTTAGTTTATCAAACTTTAGTTTCCCAAGGAAAGATAGAACCAATTGCTATTAATTTACCTGCCAATCAGTATATTGTTCGTACTCCTGTCAACAAACAAAATGCTCAATAA
- a CDS encoding carbon-nitrogen hydrolase family protein: protein MKSYLAAAIQLTSVPDLHKNLAQAEELIELAVRQGAELVGLPENFSYMGEEKDKLAQGDAIAIESEKFLKKMAQRFQVTILGGSFPLPVDNTGKVYNTTLLIDPNGQELSRYYKVHLFDVDVPDGNTYRESSTVVAGTQLPPVHFSEKLGNLGLSICYDVRFPELYRHLADKGADVIFIPAAFTAFTGKDHWQVLLQARAIENTAYVIAPAQTGNNYARRLTHGHAVIIDPWGVILADAGEKPGIAIAEIKPTRLEQVRRQMPSLQHRVF, encoded by the coding sequence ATGAAGTCTTATTTAGCCGCCGCTATTCAATTGACAAGTGTGCCCGATCTACACAAAAATTTGGCTCAGGCAGAAGAATTAATAGAGCTTGCCGTGCGTCAAGGTGCTGAATTGGTAGGCTTGCCAGAAAACTTTTCCTATATGGGAGAAGAAAAAGATAAACTCGCACAAGGTGATGCGATCGCTATTGAAAGTGAAAAATTTCTCAAAAAAATGGCCCAACGCTTTCAAGTTACGATCTTGGGCGGCAGCTTTCCCCTTCCTGTAGACAATACAGGCAAAGTTTATAACACCACTCTACTCATTGACCCAAACGGTCAAGAACTTTCCCGCTACTACAAAGTACACCTATTTGATGTTGATGTCCCTGATGGCAACACCTATCGGGAATCCAGCACGGTTGTGGCTGGTACGCAACTACCACCCGTCCATTTTTCAGAAAAACTTGGTAATTTAGGGCTTTCCATTTGTTATGATGTCCGCTTCCCTGAACTGTATCGTCATCTCGCAGATAAGGGAGCTGATGTTATCTTTATTCCCGCCGCCTTTACTGCCTTTACTGGCAAAGACCACTGGCAAGTACTATTACAAGCCAGAGCCATCGAGAATACCGCCTACGTCATTGCTCCTGCCCAAACAGGCAATAACTACGCCCGTCGTCTAACCCACGGCCATGCCGTTATTATCGACCCCTGGGGTGTAATTTTAGCCGATGCTGGGGAAAAACCAGGAATTGCGATCGCAGAAATCAAGCCAACTAGGTTAGAACAAGTCCGCCGTCAAATGCCATCTTTACAACATCGGGTGTTCTAG
- a CDS encoding response regulator transcription factor, producing MRILVVEDDVQLAEMLMEALTDRQYVVDIAQDGEEAWDCIKVLEYDLVVLDITLPKLDGVSFCQRLRSPTSRHSLSRNITIPVLMLTARDTLGDKITGLDAGADDYMVKPFEMPELMARVRALLRRNSAATSSSDFGWGSLRLNSSTYEVTYADHPLHLTPKEFALLELMVSSGRRVLSRAGIIERIWSLDDPPSEETVKSHIKSLRYKLKDIGAADDFIETVHGLGYRLKQL from the coding sequence ATGCGGATTTTGGTGGTCGAAGATGATGTTCAGCTAGCAGAGATGCTGATGGAAGCCCTGACTGACCGTCAATATGTGGTAGATATAGCCCAAGATGGAGAGGAAGCATGGGATTGCATCAAAGTGCTGGAATATGATTTGGTGGTGCTAGATATTACCTTACCCAAGTTAGATGGTGTAAGTTTTTGTCAACGCTTGCGATCGCCTACATCAAGGCATAGTTTATCACGCAACATTACAATACCTGTACTCATGTTAACAGCACGCGATACCCTTGGTGACAAAATTACCGGGTTGGATGCTGGGGCAGATGATTATATGGTTAAACCTTTTGAAATGCCAGAGCTAATGGCCCGTGTTCGCGCACTCTTGCGCCGCAATAGTGCCGCAACATCTTCTTCAGATTTTGGTTGGGGTAGTTTGCGTTTAAATTCCAGCACTTATGAAGTCACATACGCTGACCACCCTTTACATCTAACACCTAAAGAATTTGCTCTTTTAGAACTAATGGTTTCTAGCGGTCGGCGGGTGCTAAGTCGAGCCGGAATTATTGAGCGCATTTGGTCACTTGACGACCCTCCGAGCGAAGAAACTGTTAAGTCTCACATTAAAAGTTTACGGTATAAACTTAAAGACATAGGTGCTGCCGATGATTTTATTGAGACAGTTCATGGATTGGGCTATCGCTTAAAGCAGCTTTAG
- the fba gene encoding class II fructose-bisphosphate aldolase (catalyzes the reversible aldol condensation of dihydroxyacetonephosphate and glyceraldehyde 3-phosphate in the Calvin cycle, glycolysis, and/or gluconeogenesis), whose amino-acid sequence MALVPLRLLLDHAAENGYGIPAFNVNNLEQIQAILKAAVETDSPVILQASRGARAYAGENFLRHLILAAVETYPHIPIVMHQDHGNAPATCYSAIKNNFTSVMMDGSLEADAKTPASFEYNVNVTREVVNVAHALGVSVEGELGCLGSLETGAGEAEDGHGFEGTLDHSQLLTDPDEAVDFVEATQVDALAVAIGTSHGAYKFTRKPTGEILAISRIEEIHRRLPNTHLVMHGSSSVPEDLLALINQYGGAIPETYGVPVEEIQKGIKSGVRKVNIDTDNRLAITAAVREALAKKPEEFDPRHFLKPSITYMQKVCAERYQQFGTAGNASKIKQISLEDFAAKYAKGELNVVTKAAAKV is encoded by the coding sequence ATGGCGCTTGTACCACTGCGGCTGCTGTTGGATCACGCAGCTGAAAACGGTTACGGCATCCCAGCTTTCAACGTTAACAATTTGGAGCAGATTCAGGCGATCCTGAAGGCTGCTGTAGAGACAGATAGCCCCGTAATTTTGCAAGCTTCACGCGGCGCTCGTGCTTATGCTGGCGAAAACTTCCTCCGCCACCTGATTTTGGCTGCGGTAGAAACCTATCCTCACATTCCCATTGTCATGCACCAAGATCATGGGAATGCTCCTGCTACCTGCTACTCAGCAATCAAGAACAACTTCACCAGCGTGATGATGGATGGTTCTTTAGAAGCTGATGCTAAAACTCCCGCTAGCTTCGAGTACAACGTCAATGTTACCCGCGAAGTTGTAAATGTAGCTCATGCTTTGGGTGTAAGTGTTGAAGGTGAACTCGGTTGTTTGGGTTCTCTAGAAACTGGTGCTGGTGAAGCTGAAGATGGTCACGGCTTTGAAGGTACACTCGACCACTCTCAACTGTTAACCGACCCCGATGAAGCTGTTGACTTTGTAGAAGCAACCCAAGTAGATGCTTTGGCTGTTGCTATCGGCACAAGCCACGGCGCTTACAAGTTTACCCGCAAGCCGACTGGCGAAATTTTGGCAATCAGCCGCATTGAAGAAATTCACCGCCGTTTGCCTAACACCCACTTGGTAATGCACGGTTCATCCTCTGTACCAGAAGATTTGCTTGCACTGATTAACCAGTATGGTGGTGCAATTCCTGAAACCTACGGTGTACCTGTAGAAGAAATCCAAAAAGGTATTAAGAGTGGTGTACGTAAAGTAAACATCGACACCGATAACCGTTTGGCAATTACTGCTGCTGTACGTGAAGCTTTGGCTAAAAAACCAGAGGAGTTTGACCCCCGTCACTTCCTCAAGCCTTCTATTACATACATGCAGAAGGTTTGTGCTGAACGCTATCAGCAATTTGGCACAGCTGGTAACGCAAGCAAGATTAAGCAAATTTCTTTGGAAGATTTTGCTGCTAAGTATGCTAAAGGTGAACTCAACGTTGTCACCAAAGCAGCTGCTAAAGTTTAA
- a CDS encoding ion transporter: MSSSKLSEKQALERERNEVLQQLEDWLEIPTLVLGFVWLALFIIEIIWGLNSLLEAFSITIWIIFILDFLLKLAIAPHKPDYIKSNWLTAISLVLPALRTFRIIRVVRILRTARVVRGLQLLRVMTRANRGMRVLGASISRRGFGYVVALTAIVTLIGSAGMYAFENEVPVESGLHNYGTALWWTAMLMTTMGSDYSPKTPEGRVLCFFLALYAFAVFGYVTATLATFFIGRDADDDEAELAGAKSIQMLQSEIAALRGEIQELLHQNSER; encoded by the coding sequence ATGAGTAGTTCAAAGCTTTCAGAAAAACAAGCCCTAGAAAGAGAACGTAATGAAGTCTTGCAACAGTTGGAAGATTGGCTAGAAATTCCAACGCTGGTGCTGGGCTTTGTATGGCTAGCACTATTCATCATCGAGATCATCTGGGGATTAAACTCTTTACTGGAAGCCTTTAGCATCACTATTTGGATTATTTTTATATTAGATTTTCTACTTAAACTAGCGATCGCTCCTCATAAACCTGACTATATCAAAAGCAACTGGCTAACAGCTATTTCTTTGGTGTTACCAGCGCTGCGTACTTTTCGGATTATACGGGTGGTACGGATATTAAGAACAGCACGGGTTGTGCGAGGGCTACAACTGTTGCGAGTTATGACTCGTGCTAACCGAGGAATGCGGGTTTTAGGAGCAAGTATTAGCCGTCGAGGGTTTGGTTATGTTGTGGCGTTAACTGCGATCGTTACTTTAATAGGATCAGCAGGGATGTATGCGTTTGAAAACGAAGTTCCTGTGGAATCAGGATTGCATAACTACGGCACTGCTTTATGGTGGACAGCAATGCTAATGACAACGATGGGTTCTGACTATTCGCCCAAAACGCCCGAAGGTCGGGTGCTTTGTTTTTTCTTAGCGTTATATGCGTTTGCCGTGTTTGGTTATGTCACTGCAACTCTGGCAACGTTTTTTATCGGTCGTGATGCCGATGATGACGAAGCAGAGTTAGCTGGAGCGAAATCGATTCAAATGCTTCAGAGTGAAATCGCAGCATTGCGCGGGGAAATTCAAGAATTATTGCATCAAAATTCTGAGCGTTGA
- a CDS encoding DUF2382 domain-containing protein: MALYKLEDFAGNYGDADFDNYEVRDFDVYSDIDDDKVGTVKHILVDDSGHFRYLVVDTGFWFFGRQVLLPIGRSRIGYSNRRVYAIGLTKEQVESLPDFNDLEQIDYDYEEQVRGVYRTPVRQAPLSTSTPVDAPPASSDRNTYTYEDEPNLYDMNQQDHQNLKLYEERLVANKSRIKTGEVSVGKHVETQTARVAVPVEKERVIIERTTPNEAGRTVSPTEANFREGEVTRMDIYEETPDIQKEAVLREEVKIKKVVEQDTVEAEGTVRREELDINTNDERLHERKS; this comes from the coding sequence ATGGCTTTATATAAACTGGAAGACTTTGCTGGTAACTATGGTGATGCAGATTTTGATAACTATGAAGTTAGAGATTTTGATGTCTATTCAGACATAGATGACGATAAAGTTGGGACTGTCAAACACATCTTGGTAGATGATTCGGGTCATTTCCGCTATTTAGTTGTTGACACAGGTTTTTGGTTCTTTGGTAGACAAGTATTGTTACCAATTGGGCGTTCTCGAATCGGCTATAGCAATCGGCGCGTATATGCTATTGGGTTGACGAAGGAGCAAGTAGAAAGTTTACCAGATTTTAATGATTTGGAACAGATTGATTACGATTATGAGGAACAGGTGCGTGGAGTTTATCGTACTCCAGTAAGACAAGCACCTTTAAGTACCTCAACACCTGTAGATGCTCCACCAGCCTCTAGCGATCGCAATACATATACGTATGAAGATGAACCAAATCTTTACGATATGAATCAGCAGGATCATCAAAATCTGAAACTATACGAAGAACGTTTAGTTGCCAATAAATCTCGTATTAAGACAGGAGAAGTATCTGTTGGCAAACACGTTGAAACTCAGACGGCGAGAGTTGCTGTGCCAGTTGAAAAAGAACGCGTAATCATTGAACGTACTACTCCAAACGAAGCTGGTAGAACTGTATCGCCTACTGAGGCTAACTTCCGTGAAGGAGAAGTTACTCGGATGGACATTTATGAAGAAACCCCTGATATTCAGAAGGAAGCGGTTTTGCGTGAGGAAGTGAAAATTAAGAAAGTAGTTGAACAGGATACAGTTGAAGCCGAAGGTACTGTTCGTCGTGAGGAATTAGACATTAATACCAATGATGAGCGGTTGCATGAGAGAAAAAGCTAA
- a CDS encoding DUF389 domain-containing protein, which yields MRQLIIQVPRGNGKAVIDIAKSHNGTNLARLEGNAEEPIDVVIVHVSNGEVGKVLEKLQDLPKVQITLIPTGVMTLQPPTSEAPQQVINVEERSPIEIFLSGLQSVGSWRGFLGYAALAGFVVWIGLYTNTAYLLVAAMLIAPFAGPAMNTAIATAWGDRKLLGRSILRYFSALTVTIATTWLLSLILRQEIPTSLMVDSSQVSAVAVLVPLAAGAAGALNLVQSERSSLVSGAATGMLVAASLAPPAGIVGMASAIGRWDMVISQLFVLFLQLCGINFSAALLFRVFGLSAQGTRYGRGKKRVFFSTLVITVIALAGLLTWQFSHSPNLQRSSLAQRANAQVQKTVEQVGLAKLVESNVRFTRSNIEGQDTLLSVVYVQRQPGVTASSEEIRDRLTQSIQTQLLKQDLNVTPLVDVNVLETPANKQ from the coding sequence ATGCGTCAACTCATTATTCAAGTACCACGGGGAAATGGAAAAGCTGTTATCGATATTGCCAAATCTCATAACGGCACGAATCTGGCTCGATTAGAAGGAAATGCAGAAGAACCGATTGATGTAGTAATTGTTCACGTTTCTAATGGAGAAGTAGGCAAAGTTTTGGAGAAGTTGCAAGACTTGCCCAAAGTACAAATTACGCTCATACCAACTGGTGTGATGACTCTGCAACCCCCTACATCGGAAGCGCCGCAACAAGTTATAAATGTGGAAGAACGCAGTCCGATTGAGATTTTTCTTTCTGGTTTGCAAAGTGTTGGCTCTTGGCGAGGCTTTCTTGGTTATGCAGCACTGGCAGGCTTTGTAGTCTGGATTGGCTTGTATACCAATACAGCCTATTTGCTGGTGGCGGCGATGCTGATTGCACCCTTTGCAGGCCCAGCAATGAATACAGCGATCGCTACTGCATGGGGCGATCGCAAACTCTTAGGACGGAGTATTCTACGGTATTTTTCTGCCTTAACAGTCACCATTGCCACTACCTGGCTACTTAGCCTAATATTACGGCAAGAAATTCCCACCAGTTTAATGGTAGATAGCAGTCAGGTTTCAGCAGTGGCAGTGCTTGTGCCATTGGCAGCCGGAGCCGCAGGCGCGCTCAACTTGGTTCAATCAGAACGGAGTAGTTTAGTATCTGGGGCAGCGACAGGAATGCTAGTTGCCGCTTCTTTAGCTCCACCTGCGGGAATTGTGGGTATGGCAAGTGCAATTGGCAGATGGGACATGGTAATTTCGCAGCTATTCGTACTGTTTTTGCAACTATGCGGGATTAATTTTTCAGCAGCGCTCTTGTTCCGAGTATTCGGGCTGTCTGCTCAAGGAACTCGCTATGGGCGTGGTAAAAAACGGGTATTTTTTTCTACCTTAGTGATCACTGTCATAGCATTGGCAGGTTTACTGACTTGGCAATTTTCTCATTCTCCCAATTTACAACGCTCTAGCCTTGCTCAACGTGCTAACGCCCAAGTTCAGAAAACTGTAGAGCAAGTTGGTTTAGCAAAATTAGTCGAGTCGAATGTGCGCTTTACACGATCCAATATTGAAGGGCAGGATACCCTGCTATCTGTTGTTTATGTACAGCGTCAACCGGGAGTTACAGCGTCTAGTGAAGAAATACGCGATCGCCTCACCCAATCAATTCAAACCCAATTATTGAAACAGGACTTAAATGTGACACCTTTAGTTGATGTCAACGTGCTAGAAACCCCTGCTAATAAACAATAA